The Pogona vitticeps strain Pit_001003342236 chromosome 6, PviZW2.1, whole genome shotgun sequence genome contains a region encoding:
- the ZNF467 gene encoding zinc finger protein 467 isoform X2 translates to MPSPADGLGCLQVPVRGEDAAAALYLAPERWRGWAAHEDTMRENYGASVALGSPVAKPDMVARLEEGGPHPAKDEREAKLREPPDGASAGPVARGTEQAAKGEQQHLQPPPPPPPPPGVDQRGTGEPKQLERSCPGEWLIRTVKVEAEEYSEWPAGLSAEVLLSGLPTGGVCKSEGLNPGQGYPAGHGKLGSLSGLALQQWQMLSEEKAPGCPKCERPRTPAGGTPGDARPRPFACPQCGKAFGKKAHLTRHARVHTGERPFACSHCGRRFSQKIHLGSHERVHTGERPFPCDRCPKSFRKKTHLVRHQLTHTGERPHACPFCARSFVHRRHLLQHQHLHEEGSAPHGEGLELGRVAGTCGGPPPDPGQAADPHGAPSEHEQALPASVELGQAGGPCRDPSGLGLTPLLYRDEAALGPFPPSCLGPTEPYPAAVLFKAQVEPEVGRGLPCMDHAMPPREAVTLSVPFPGPGQCGPLCGAEVQAVDGILCMDQVSKTEPEEEGNPCQPSDEKPFLCSDCGKAFAWRKNLASHQRLHAEGGHPFSCAECGRGFSDKRHLTAHLRGHMGLLPYACPHCERSFAHRAGLAAHQCGGHAGQRPFACGECGRCFAHKRHLQRHRRNQHSAERPFSCAQCGRTFSTRASLLAHIKSHAGQRPFACPLCGRAFSRKSHLARHEAVHTGLRPHACAQCPRRFSSKTNLVRHQAVHTGLRPYICTHCARSFSRKTHLLRHERTHTTAPLPSATNWAVATPASGLTQQHQQPEMQLQTQPPLIFPMAFESTWHGH, encoded by the exons ATGCCCTCACCTGCAGATGGCCTTGGATGCTTGCAGGTGCCCGTGCGGGGTGAGGACGCCGCGGCAGCCCTTTATCTGGCCCCAGAGCGGTGGAGAGGCTGGGCCGCCCATGAGGACACCATGCGGGAGAACTACGGCGCCTCTGTGGCTCTGG gGTCTCCTGTTGCAAAGCCCGATATGGTTGCCCGTCTGGAGGAAGGCGGGCCACATCCGGCCAAGGATGAGAGGGAAGCCAAGCTGAGAGAGCCACCCGATGGTGCCAGTGCAG GTCCTGTAGCACGAGGGACAGAGCAAGCAGCGAAGGGTGAACAGCAGCATctgcagccaccaccaccaccgccgccaccGCCTGGAGTGGACCAGCGAGGGACCGGAGAGCCAAAGCAGCTGGAAAGGAGTTGCCCAG GCGAGTGGCTGATCCGGACCGTGAAAGTGGAGGCCGAGGAGTACTCGGAGTGGCCGGCCGGGCTGAGCGCAGAGGTGCTGCTGTCGGGCCTGCCCACCGGGGGGGTCTGCAAGTCCGAGGGCCTGAATCCTGGGCAAGGGTACCCCGCCGGACACGGAAAGCTGGGCTCGCTCTCGGGCCTGGCGCTGCAGCAGTGGCAAATGCTGAGCGAGGAGAAGGCCCCTGGTTGCCCCAAGTGTGAGCGCCCCCGAACCCCTGCGGGCGGCACGCCCGGAGACGCCCGGCCACGCCCCTTCGCCTGCCCCCAGTGCGGCAAAGCCTTCGGCAAGAAGGCTCACCTGACTCGGCACGCCCGCGTCCACACCGGAGAGCGGCCCTTCGCCTGCTCCCACTGCGGCCGCCGCTTCTCGCAGAAGATCCACCTGGGCTCACACGAGCGCGTGCACACGGGGGAGCGCCCCTTCCCTTGCGACCGCTGCCCCAAAAGCTTCCGCAAGAAGACGCACCTGGTGCGCCACCAGCTGACCCACACCGGCGAGCGCCCCCATGCCTGCCCCTTCTGCGCCCGCAGCTTTGTGCACCGCCGGCACTTGCTGCAGCACCAGCACCTGCACGAGGAAGGAAGCGCGCCACACGGGGAAGGTTTGGAGCTGGGCCGAGTTGCAGGGACTTGTGGAGGGCCCCCGCCGGACCCCGGGCAGGCCGCAGACCCCCACGGGGCCCCCAGCGAACATGAGCAAGCCCTCCCGGCCTCTGTGGAGCTGGGGCAGGCTGGAGGCCCTTGCCGAGACCCAAGTGGACTGGGGCTGACCCCCCTCTTGTACAGGGATGAGGCCGCACTGGGACCCTTCCCCCCCTCTTGCCTGGGGCCCACGGAGCCTTATCCGGCTGCTGTCCTGTTCAAGGCACAGGTGGAACCAGAAGTGGGCAGAGGGCTCCCATGCATGGACCACGCTATGCCCCCGAGGGAGGCGGTGACGCTGAGCGTTCCTTTCCCGGGGCCGGGACAGTGTGGGCCCCTCTGTGGGGCCGAGGTCCAGGCAGTGGACGGCATCCTCTGCATGGACCAGGTCAGCAAGACCGAACCGGAGGAAGAGGGGAATCCCTGCCAGCCGTCTGATGAGAAGCCATTCCTTTGCTCCGACTGCGGGAAAGCCTTCGCCTGGCGGAAGAACCTGGCCTCCCACCAGCGGCTCCACGCCGAGGGGGGGCACCCCTTTTCCTGTGCCGAGTGTGGCCGGGGCTTCAGTGACAAGCGCCACCTGACCGCGCACCTGCGTGGGCACATGGGACTGCTGCCCTACGCTTGCCCGCACTGCGAGAGAAGCTTCGCACACCGAGCTGGGTTGGCGGCGCACCAGTGCGGCGGCCATGCGGGCCAGCGCCCCTTTGCCTGCGGCGAGTGCGGGCGCTGCTTTGCGCACAAGAGGCACCTGCAGAGGCACCGGCGCAACCAGCACTCGGCCGAGCGCCCGTTCTCCTGCGCCCAGTGCGGCCGCACGTTCAGCACCCGGGCCAGCCTGCTGGCGCACATCAAGTCTCATGCCGGCCAAAGGCCCTTCGCCTGCCCGCTGTGTGGCCGGGCCTTCAGCCGAAAGTCACATCTGGCCCGGCATGAAGCTGTGCACACGGGGCTGCGCCCTCACGCGTGTGCCCAGTGCCCACGGCGATTCAGCTCCAAAACCAACTTGGTGCGACATCAAGCGGTGCACACCGGCCTGCGCCCTTACATCTGCACCCACTGTGCCCGGAGCTTCAGCCGCAAGACTCACCTCTTGCGCCACGAACGCACTCACACCACGGCCCCCTTACCTAGCGCCACCAATTGGGCAGTTGCCACGCCAGCGAGCGGCCTGACCCAGCAACACCAGCAGCCAGAGATGCAGCTGCAGACACAGCCCCCCCTCATTTTCCCCATGGCCTTTGAGTCGACATGGCATGGACATTGA
- the ZNF467 gene encoding zinc finger protein 467 isoform X6 yields the protein MVARLEEGGPHPAKDEREAKLREPPDGASAGPVARGTEQAAKGEQQHLQPPPPPPPPPGVDQRGTGEPKQLERSCPGEWLIRTVKVEAEEYSEWPAGLSAEVLLSGLPTGGVCKSEGLNPGQGYPAGHGKLGSLSGLALQQWQMLSEEKAPGCPKCERPRTPAGGTPGDARPRPFACPQCGKAFGKKAHLTRHARVHTGERPFACSHCGRRFSQKIHLGSHERVHTGERPFPCDRCPKSFRKKTHLVRHQLTHTGERPHACPFCARSFVHRRHLLQHQHLHEEGSAPHGEGLELGRVAGTCGGPPPDPGQAADPHGAPSEHEQALPASVELGQAGGPCRDPSGLGLTPLLYRDEAALGPFPPSCLGPTEPYPAAVLFKAQVEPEVGRGLPCMDHAMPPREAVTLSVPFPGPGQCGPLCGAEVQAVDGILCMDQVSKTEPEEEGNPCQPSDEKPFLCSDCGKAFAWRKNLASHQRLHAEGGHPFSCAECGRGFSDKRHLTAHLRGHMGLLPYACPHCERSFAHRAGLAAHQCGGHAGQRPFACGECGRCFAHKRHLQRHRRNQHSAERPFSCAQCGRTFSTRASLLAHIKSHAGQRPFACPLCGRAFSRKSHLARHEAVHTGLRPHACAQCPRRFSSKTNLVRHQAVHTGLRPYICTHCARSFSRKTHLLRHERTHTTAPLPSATNWAVATPASGLTQQHQQPEMQLQTQPPLIFPMAFESTWHGH from the exons ATGGTTGCCCGTCTGGAGGAAGGCGGGCCACATCCGGCCAAGGATGAGAGGGAAGCCAAGCTGAGAGAGCCACCCGATGGTGCCAGTGCAG GTCCTGTAGCACGAGGGACAGAGCAAGCAGCGAAGGGTGAACAGCAGCATctgcagccaccaccaccaccgccgccaccGCCTGGAGTGGACCAGCGAGGGACCGGAGAGCCAAAGCAGCTGGAAAGGAGTTGCCCAG GCGAGTGGCTGATCCGGACCGTGAAAGTGGAGGCCGAGGAGTACTCGGAGTGGCCGGCCGGGCTGAGCGCAGAGGTGCTGCTGTCGGGCCTGCCCACCGGGGGGGTCTGCAAGTCCGAGGGCCTGAATCCTGGGCAAGGGTACCCCGCCGGACACGGAAAGCTGGGCTCGCTCTCGGGCCTGGCGCTGCAGCAGTGGCAAATGCTGAGCGAGGAGAAGGCCCCTGGTTGCCCCAAGTGTGAGCGCCCCCGAACCCCTGCGGGCGGCACGCCCGGAGACGCCCGGCCACGCCCCTTCGCCTGCCCCCAGTGCGGCAAAGCCTTCGGCAAGAAGGCTCACCTGACTCGGCACGCCCGCGTCCACACCGGAGAGCGGCCCTTCGCCTGCTCCCACTGCGGCCGCCGCTTCTCGCAGAAGATCCACCTGGGCTCACACGAGCGCGTGCACACGGGGGAGCGCCCCTTCCCTTGCGACCGCTGCCCCAAAAGCTTCCGCAAGAAGACGCACCTGGTGCGCCACCAGCTGACCCACACCGGCGAGCGCCCCCATGCCTGCCCCTTCTGCGCCCGCAGCTTTGTGCACCGCCGGCACTTGCTGCAGCACCAGCACCTGCACGAGGAAGGAAGCGCGCCACACGGGGAAGGTTTGGAGCTGGGCCGAGTTGCAGGGACTTGTGGAGGGCCCCCGCCGGACCCCGGGCAGGCCGCAGACCCCCACGGGGCCCCCAGCGAACATGAGCAAGCCCTCCCGGCCTCTGTGGAGCTGGGGCAGGCTGGAGGCCCTTGCCGAGACCCAAGTGGACTGGGGCTGACCCCCCTCTTGTACAGGGATGAGGCCGCACTGGGACCCTTCCCCCCCTCTTGCCTGGGGCCCACGGAGCCTTATCCGGCTGCTGTCCTGTTCAAGGCACAGGTGGAACCAGAAGTGGGCAGAGGGCTCCCATGCATGGACCACGCTATGCCCCCGAGGGAGGCGGTGACGCTGAGCGTTCCTTTCCCGGGGCCGGGACAGTGTGGGCCCCTCTGTGGGGCCGAGGTCCAGGCAGTGGACGGCATCCTCTGCATGGACCAGGTCAGCAAGACCGAACCGGAGGAAGAGGGGAATCCCTGCCAGCCGTCTGATGAGAAGCCATTCCTTTGCTCCGACTGCGGGAAAGCCTTCGCCTGGCGGAAGAACCTGGCCTCCCACCAGCGGCTCCACGCCGAGGGGGGGCACCCCTTTTCCTGTGCCGAGTGTGGCCGGGGCTTCAGTGACAAGCGCCACCTGACCGCGCACCTGCGTGGGCACATGGGACTGCTGCCCTACGCTTGCCCGCACTGCGAGAGAAGCTTCGCACACCGAGCTGGGTTGGCGGCGCACCAGTGCGGCGGCCATGCGGGCCAGCGCCCCTTTGCCTGCGGCGAGTGCGGGCGCTGCTTTGCGCACAAGAGGCACCTGCAGAGGCACCGGCGCAACCAGCACTCGGCCGAGCGCCCGTTCTCCTGCGCCCAGTGCGGCCGCACGTTCAGCACCCGGGCCAGCCTGCTGGCGCACATCAAGTCTCATGCCGGCCAAAGGCCCTTCGCCTGCCCGCTGTGTGGCCGGGCCTTCAGCCGAAAGTCACATCTGGCCCGGCATGAAGCTGTGCACACGGGGCTGCGCCCTCACGCGTGTGCCCAGTGCCCACGGCGATTCAGCTCCAAAACCAACTTGGTGCGACATCAAGCGGTGCACACCGGCCTGCGCCCTTACATCTGCACCCACTGTGCCCGGAGCTTCAGCCGCAAGACTCACCTCTTGCGCCACGAACGCACTCACACCACGGCCCCCTTACCTAGCGCCACCAATTGGGCAGTTGCCACGCCAGCGAGCGGCCTGACCCAGCAACACCAGCAGCCAGAGATGCAGCTGCAGACACAGCCCCCCCTCATTTTCCCCATGGCCTTTGAGTCGACATGGCATGGACATTGA